From a single Planctellipticum variicoloris genomic region:
- the rsmA gene encoding 16S rRNA (adenine(1518)-N(6)/adenine(1519)-N(6))-dimethyltransferase RsmA — translation MHPRGDLGQNFLIDINLIELVVREAELSPVDVVLEVGAGTGSLTSYLGAVAGHVVSVEYDPNMYAFASEATSHYENITLLNCDALKNKNHLAPAVLEALDAALAKVGAVTGAEPVVKLVANLPYHVGTPIISNLISTGLPWGRMVVTVQWELAVRMAAKPGTSDYSALTVWLQSQANLKTIRKLPPSVFWPRPNVDSAIVRIDPAPERTANIADREFLHTFLREIFTQRRKRLAGVLASMHRDRWSRAEIEALVQAAGIPLDARAEQLQVSQLVELANRLVVSAGMTPPAAGLDGADAVEQ, via the coding sequence TTGCACCCGCGCGGCGACCTGGGTCAGAATTTCCTCATTGATATCAATCTGATCGAGCTGGTCGTTCGCGAAGCCGAACTCAGCCCCGTCGATGTCGTCCTCGAAGTCGGCGCCGGAACTGGCAGCCTGACCAGCTATCTGGGCGCCGTCGCCGGGCATGTCGTCTCGGTTGAATACGACCCCAATATGTACGCCTTCGCCTCCGAAGCCACGTCGCACTACGAGAATATCACCCTCCTCAACTGCGACGCCCTGAAAAACAAGAATCACCTGGCCCCCGCCGTGCTGGAAGCGCTCGACGCCGCACTGGCGAAGGTGGGCGCGGTGACGGGTGCAGAACCGGTCGTCAAACTCGTCGCCAATCTCCCCTATCACGTCGGCACGCCGATCATCTCCAATCTGATCTCCACCGGCCTCCCCTGGGGCCGGATGGTCGTGACTGTCCAGTGGGAACTGGCCGTCCGCATGGCGGCGAAACCCGGCACGAGCGACTACAGCGCCCTGACCGTCTGGCTCCAGTCCCAGGCGAATCTCAAAACCATTCGCAAACTCCCCCCGTCGGTTTTCTGGCCCCGGCCCAACGTCGATTCGGCGATCGTCCGCATCGATCCGGCCCCGGAACGAACCGCGAATATCGCCGACAGGGAGTTTCTTCACACATTCCTGCGCGAAATCTTCACCCAGCGTCGCAAGCGTCTGGCGGGAGTTCTCGCATCAATGCATCGGGACCGCTGGTCGCGGGCGGAAATCGAGGCCCTGGTTCAGGCCGCCGGCATTCCGCTCGACGCCAGAGCCGAGCAACTGCAGGTCTCGCAACTGGTGGAACTGGCCAATCGTCTGGTCGTCAGCGCGGGAATGACGCCGCCCGCGGCCGGGCTTGACGGCGCTGACGCCGTGGAACAGTGA
- a CDS encoding SGNH/GDSL hydrolase family protein, producing the protein MKIAVLWSVCCLALCGPALSHLSAQDKPKDDGVRWMDVKELGLEGQGWTDTKAPYDRLPARAEGKVRDAVWNLSRHSAGLCVRFVTDSPKIHARWTVTSSNLAMPHMAATGVSGVDLYARDDRGRWRWVAVGQPKAVTNEIVLAQGLRPGKREYLVYLPLYNGTASAEIGVPTGASLEQAPAYPPERAKPIVYYGTSITHGACASRTGMVHAAILQRRYDRPAINLGFSGNGRMEPEVGAFLVELDPAIYVIDCCPNMSGEETAAKTKPLVEQLRKARPETPIVLVEDRRYTDAWLNESKGQRNDGNHAALKKAYEELIAAGAKNLYYIPGDDLLGEDGDGAVDSSHPNDLGFLRQADAFDKVLGPVLKSAGR; encoded by the coding sequence ATGAAAATCGCCGTGCTCTGGAGTGTCTGCTGCCTGGCCCTCTGCGGTCCAGCCCTGAGCCACCTGTCGGCCCAGGACAAGCCCAAGGACGACGGCGTCCGCTGGATGGACGTCAAAGAACTCGGCCTCGAAGGGCAGGGCTGGACCGACACCAAAGCCCCCTACGACCGCCTCCCCGCGCGAGCCGAAGGCAAAGTCCGCGACGCCGTCTGGAATCTCAGCCGCCACTCGGCGGGCCTCTGCGTCCGGTTCGTCACCGATTCTCCGAAGATCCACGCGCGCTGGACTGTCACCAGTTCGAACCTCGCCATGCCCCACATGGCCGCCACTGGAGTCAGCGGCGTCGATCTCTACGCCCGCGACGACCGGGGCCGGTGGCGCTGGGTCGCCGTCGGCCAGCCGAAAGCCGTCACCAACGAAATCGTCCTGGCGCAGGGACTCCGACCCGGAAAACGCGAATACCTGGTCTACCTGCCCCTTTACAACGGCACCGCCTCCGCCGAAATCGGCGTGCCGACGGGGGCCTCGCTGGAGCAGGCCCCCGCCTATCCGCCCGAACGCGCGAAGCCGATCGTCTACTACGGCACCTCGATCACGCACGGCGCCTGCGCATCGCGGACCGGCATGGTCCACGCCGCCATTCTGCAGCGCCGCTACGATCGGCCCGCCATCAACCTCGGCTTCTCCGGCAACGGCCGGATGGAGCCCGAAGTCGGCGCATTCCTCGTCGAACTCGATCCCGCGATCTACGTCATCGACTGCTGCCCGAACATGAGCGGCGAAGAAACGGCCGCAAAGACGAAGCCGCTGGTCGAGCAGCTCCGCAAAGCCCGCCCCGAGACGCCGATCGTGCTGGTCGAAGACCGCCGCTACACCGACGCCTGGCTCAACGAGTCCAAAGGCCAGCGGAACGACGGCAACCACGCGGCCCTGAAAAAAGCCTACGAAGAACTGATCGCCGCCGGCGCGAAGAATCTCTACTACATCCCCGGCGACGATCTGCTGGGAGAAGACGGCGACGGCGCCGTCGACAGCTCCCACCCCAACGACCTCGGCTTCCTGCGCCAGGCCGACGCGTTCGACAAGGTCCTGGGCCCAGTGTTGAAGAGTGCAGGGCGGTAG
- the guaB gene encoding IMP dehydrogenase, with the protein MEDRIVYRGVTFDDVLLEPGYSELMPSDVDVATQLTRNIRLNVPILSSPMDTVSESDMAIAMAQEGGIGIIHKNMPAVQQALEVERVKRSEHGVIVDPVTLPPEATASDAWEIMEQRNIGGVPVTRNGLLMGILTRRDLRFLPSKDTPISEVMTKGKLVTAKEDTTLEEAQRILLENKVEKLLLVDENYQLKGLITIKDIDKNLRYPRASKDARGRLRVGAAIGVFDYDRAACLIENDVDVLCVDSAHGHSRNVIETVKELKKRWSIDVIAGNVATEQGARDLVRAGADAVKVGIGPGSICTTRVIAGVGVPQLSAVANAAKAVKDSDVPIIADGGIRYSGDMVKALAAGAHAVMLGGMLAGLDESPGEVILYQGRRYKRYRGMGSLGAMVKGSSERYRQGPSDDGKSSQKLVPEGVEGRVAYKGSLHSVLYQMIGGLRAGMGYCGVRSIADLRTEARFIQVSPATVRESHPHDITITEESPNYSVEHVPVESV; encoded by the coding sequence ATGGAAGACCGCATCGTCTATCGCGGAGTGACTTTCGACGACGTCCTGCTGGAGCCCGGCTACAGCGAGCTGATGCCGTCGGACGTCGACGTCGCCACCCAGTTGACTCGCAACATCCGGCTCAACGTCCCCATCCTCAGCAGCCCGATGGACACCGTCTCTGAAAGCGATATGGCCATCGCCATGGCCCAGGAGGGGGGCATCGGCATCATTCATAAGAACATGCCCGCCGTCCAGCAGGCCCTCGAAGTCGAACGGGTCAAGCGCAGCGAGCACGGCGTCATCGTCGATCCCGTCACCCTCCCCCCGGAAGCGACCGCGTCGGACGCCTGGGAAATCATGGAGCAGCGGAACATCGGCGGCGTCCCGGTCACCCGGAACGGATTGCTGATGGGCATCCTGACCCGCCGCGACTTGAGGTTTTTACCCTCAAAAGACACGCCGATTTCCGAAGTCATGACAAAGGGAAAACTGGTTACGGCAAAAGAGGATACGACGCTTGAAGAAGCGCAGAGGATCCTGCTGGAAAATAAGGTCGAGAAACTTCTGCTGGTGGACGAAAATTATCAACTGAAGGGCCTCATCACGATCAAGGACATCGACAAAAACCTCCGTTATCCCCGGGCCAGCAAGGACGCCCGCGGACGACTCAGGGTCGGAGCCGCGATCGGAGTGTTCGATTACGACCGCGCAGCCTGCCTGATCGAGAACGACGTCGACGTCCTGTGCGTCGACAGCGCTCACGGTCACTCGCGGAATGTCATCGAGACCGTTAAAGAATTGAAAAAACGCTGGTCGATCGACGTGATCGCCGGAAATGTGGCGACAGAACAGGGGGCGCGAGATCTGGTGCGGGCCGGCGCCGACGCCGTGAAAGTCGGCATCGGTCCTGGATCGATCTGCACAACTCGCGTTATCGCAGGCGTCGGCGTCCCTCAGCTCTCCGCTGTAGCGAACGCCGCGAAAGCGGTCAAAGACTCTGACGTGCCAATCATCGCCGACGGAGGAATTCGATACAGCGGAGACATGGTCAAAGCTCTCGCGGCCGGCGCCCACGCCGTCATGCTCGGCGGCATGCTCGCCGGGCTCGACGAAAGCCCCGGCGAAGTCATCCTCTACCAGGGACGACGCTACAAACGCTACCGGGGCATGGGCTCTCTGGGAGCAATGGTCAAAGGAAGCAGCGAACGGTATCGCCAGGGACCCAGTGACGACGGGAAATCCTCACAAAAACTGGTCCCCGAAGGAGTCGAAGGTCGAGTGGCCTATAAGGGCTCGCTCCACTCCGTCCTGTATCAGATGATCGGCGGACTGCGGGCTGGCATGGGATATTGCGGCGTTCGCTCGATCGCCGACCTGCGCACGGAAGCCAGGTTCATTCAAGTCTCACCGGCCACGGTGAGGGAGAGTCATCCGCATGACATCACCATCACGGAAGAATCGCCGAATTACTCGGTGGAACATGTCCCTGTGGAGTCGGTCTAG
- a CDS encoding sulfotransferase, protein MDAPAKTILVTGSHRSGTTWVGKVLATAPQTAYVHEPFNVIHPCELTSLRMQYWYQRLNGGPDHPDWQEFHDLLSFRWNSPKLAWSDLLHPRTALRKLRTKRRRTRLCDRCRQIVLKDPIALLSTEWLAENFGVQPVIMIRHPAAFASSLQLKGWTFDFQNLLEQPEAIEEFFPEEREAIEQQSEQGHDDLIGEGAFLWRLLHKVILEFRRRHPEWIYLRHEDVSRHPAEEFPRLFDRVGLPYTSRTDDFLRQTSTSTDPHIPGVSTSIHNVVRNSAANINVWQQRLTEEEVERIRRITGSTADAFYRNEDWQIAHGSSPFQSRVSRVREAHLCDNN, encoded by the coding sequence ATGGACGCGCCGGCGAAGACAATCCTGGTGACCGGATCGCACAGGTCGGGAACAACGTGGGTCGGCAAGGTCCTGGCCACCGCCCCGCAGACCGCGTATGTCCATGAGCCCTTCAATGTCATTCATCCCTGCGAATTGACATCGTTGCGGATGCAATACTGGTATCAGCGCTTGAACGGCGGTCCGGACCATCCCGACTGGCAGGAGTTTCACGACCTGCTCTCCTTCCGCTGGAATTCCCCGAAACTGGCCTGGAGCGATCTGCTGCATCCCCGGACTGCACTGCGCAAGCTCCGGACGAAACGGCGTCGGACGCGACTGTGCGATCGCTGCCGTCAGATCGTGCTGAAGGACCCGATCGCTCTCCTTTCCACCGAATGGCTGGCGGAGAATTTCGGCGTGCAGCCGGTAATCATGATCCGGCATCCCGCGGCCTTTGCCTCCAGCCTGCAGTTGAAAGGCTGGACCTTCGACTTTCAGAACCTGCTGGAACAGCCCGAGGCCATCGAAGAATTCTTTCCCGAAGAACGCGAAGCCATTGAGCAACAGTCCGAGCAGGGCCACGACGACCTGATCGGCGAAGGAGCATTCTTGTGGCGGCTGCTCCACAAAGTGATTCTGGAATTCCGCCGTCGGCATCCCGAGTGGATCTATCTCCGCCACGAAGATGTCTCACGGCATCCCGCTGAAGAATTCCCGCGGCTGTTCGACCGAGTCGGGCTGCCATACACCTCTCGGACCGACGACTTCCTGCGGCAGACTTCGACTTCGACGGATCCGCACATTCCGGGAGTCTCTACCTCCATCCACAACGTCGTTCGCAACAGCGCCGCAAATATTAACGTCTGGCAGCAGCGATTGACGGAGGAGGAGGTCGAGCGGATCCGGCGAATCACCGGCTCGACGGCCGACGCGTTCTATCGCAATGAAGACTGGCAGATCGCCCACGGCTCTTCTCCGTTTCAAAGTAGGGTGAGTCGAGTCCGCGAGGCTCACCTCTGCGATAACAACTGA
- a CDS encoding DUF4198 domain-containing protein: MLLRIPKLALACAAALLLSPAAGWAHFIWLVPQAADNGAQVQIYFSEDASPDDADLLKRLQGIQVWQLTAGNEPRVLELAKTEKSLAAVVPAPGIGDSLVVAAHDLGVLDRGNNVFRLKYFAKSGPAAGAKAWTSIDSSKQLRLDVIPQFADGKVNVQVLFDGKPVSGAEVKASGPGLDDFEATSDAQGRAAFAASQPGTYSLRARHVEEVPGELDGKKYPSTRYYTTVALNVAGQPVAASLPDLPEAVTSFGGAILDGSVYIYGGNTGSAHSYSRDGQAKVLRRLPLKGGAWETVAEGPGLQGLALVAHGGKLYRIGGFTAMNEKGQESDLQSQASVASFDPKTKQWADLPPLPEARSSHDAAVVGDVVYVVGGWQLGGETDQQWHSTAWQLDLAAAKPEWKPLPAPSFHRRALALAEQNGKLYVIGGMQEEGGPTTRVDIFDPKTNAWSQGPSLVGEDGMTGFGASAFATGGRLYVSTIKGSLQRLSADGAAWEVIAETPTARFFHRMLPVDEQHLVMVGGANMKIGKFEKVELLNVQALPAATKN; the protein is encoded by the coding sequence ATGCTGCTCCGAATTCCCAAACTGGCCCTCGCCTGTGCGGCGGCCCTCCTGCTGTCCCCCGCCGCCGGGTGGGCGCACTTCATCTGGCTGGTGCCGCAGGCGGCTGACAACGGCGCCCAGGTCCAGATCTACTTCAGCGAAGATGCGTCGCCCGACGACGCCGACCTGCTCAAGCGGCTGCAGGGGATTCAGGTCTGGCAACTAACCGCCGGCAACGAGCCCCGCGTTCTCGAACTGGCGAAGACAGAAAAATCTCTCGCGGCCGTCGTCCCCGCTCCGGGCATCGGCGACAGCCTGGTTGTCGCAGCTCACGATCTGGGCGTGCTTGACCGGGGCAACAACGTTTTCCGATTGAAGTACTTCGCCAAGTCCGGCCCAGCCGCCGGGGCGAAGGCCTGGACCTCGATCGACAGCTCGAAGCAGCTCCGGCTCGACGTTATTCCGCAGTTCGCGGACGGCAAGGTCAACGTGCAGGTGCTGTTTGACGGCAAGCCGGTCAGCGGCGCCGAAGTGAAGGCCAGCGGACCGGGGCTTGACGACTTCGAAGCGACGTCGGATGCTCAGGGCCGGGCGGCCTTCGCCGCCAGCCAGCCAGGCACCTACTCGCTGCGAGCCCGCCACGTGGAAGAAGTTCCGGGAGAACTCGACGGCAAGAAGTATCCGTCCACCCGCTACTACACCACTGTGGCGCTGAACGTCGCCGGTCAGCCAGTGGCGGCGTCGCTGCCCGATCTCCCCGAAGCGGTCACCAGCTTTGGCGGGGCCATCCTCGACGGATCCGTCTACATCTACGGCGGCAACACCGGCAGCGCGCACTCCTACTCCAGGGACGGCCAGGCGAAGGTTCTGCGCCGACTGCCCCTCAAGGGGGGGGCGTGGGAAACAGTCGCCGAAGGCCCCGGCCTGCAGGGACTGGCCCTCGTGGCCCACGGCGGCAAGCTCTACCGCATCGGCGGTTTCACCGCGATGAATGAAAAGGGCCAGGAGAGCGACCTGCAGTCCCAGGCGAGCGTCGCCAGCTTCGATCCGAAGACGAAGCAGTGGGCCGACCTGCCCCCGCTCCCCGAAGCCCGCTCCTCGCACGATGCCGCCGTGGTCGGCGATGTGGTCTACGTCGTCGGCGGCTGGCAGCTCGGCGGCGAAACCGACCAGCAGTGGCACAGCACCGCCTGGCAGCTCGATCTGGCCGCCGCGAAGCCCGAATGGAAGCCGTTGCCGGCCCCGTCGTTCCACCGCCGGGCGCTCGCGCTCGCCGAACAGAACGGCAAGCTGTACGTTATCGGCGGCATGCAGGAAGAGGGCGGTCCGACGACCCGCGTCGACATCTTCGATCCGAAAACGAACGCCTGGTCGCAGGGGCCGAGCCTGGTGGGCGAAGACGGCATGACCGGCTTCGGCGCCTCGGCGTTCGCCACCGGAGGACGTCTCTACGTCAGCACGATCAAGGGGAGCCTCCAGCGGCTGTCGGCCGACGGCGCTGCGTGGGAAGTGATCGCTGAGACCCCCACCGCCCGCTTCTTCCACCGCATGCTGCCGGTCGACGAGCAGCATCTGGTGATGGTCGGCGGCGCCAACATGAAAATTGGCAAGTTTGAGAAGGTGGAACTGCTCAACGTGCAGGCTCTCCCGGCTGCAACGAAGAACTGA
- a CDS encoding formyltransferase family protein: MSTLHTQSSSPPEPTPARNPALRVVLLTSPGLFGAQIINRLSAADLQLVGVGLTDRIYRNKSKLAAIHTFRVRTGWRYLAYNALQSDIAWSLLQLTRRPGGLRRSGAKVRRLEDINAAATRNWLRELQPDVIASFFFNQKIGPEVCAIAGRACINMHPSLLPELRGPDPIFRALQRGLTTTGLTLHEVSPEIDGGRILHQESREIPAGLSAFGLYSLLIRDGADLLARWLEDKVTPQPPEPSEPGAGDYTTFPTPQEVGKFVAGGGELIRLKEWRQALREVE, encoded by the coding sequence GTGTCAACGCTGCACACCCAGTCTTCAAGTCCTCCCGAACCGACTCCTGCCCGCAACCCCGCCCTGCGCGTCGTGCTGTTGACGTCTCCCGGTCTGTTTGGCGCGCAGATCATCAACCGCCTCTCCGCCGCAGATCTCCAACTGGTCGGCGTCGGCTTGACCGATCGAATCTATCGCAACAAGAGCAAGCTGGCGGCCATACATACGTTCCGGGTCCGCACCGGCTGGCGGTACCTCGCGTACAATGCGCTGCAGTCGGACATCGCCTGGTCACTGCTGCAATTGACTCGCCGTCCCGGGGGATTGCGTCGCAGCGGCGCGAAAGTCCGCCGTCTGGAGGACATCAATGCCGCCGCCACGCGGAACTGGCTGCGGGAGCTGCAGCCGGATGTCATTGCGTCGTTCTTTTTCAATCAGAAGATTGGCCCGGAAGTCTGCGCCATCGCCGGCCGAGCGTGCATCAACATGCATCCCAGCCTGCTGCCGGAGCTGCGCGGCCCCGATCCGATCTTCCGCGCTCTTCAGCGCGGTCTGACGACCACCGGCCTGACGCTCCACGAAGTCTCCCCCGAGATCGACGGCGGGCGGATTCTGCATCAGGAATCGCGCGAGATTCCCGCGGGCCTGTCGGCCTTTGGACTCTACTCCTTGCTGATCCGCGACGGCGCCGATCTGCTGGCGCGCTGGCTGGAGGACAAGGTCACGCCGCAACCGCCCGAGCCGTCCGAGCCCGGCGCCGGCGACTACACCACTTTTCCAACGCCGCAGGAGGTGGGGAAATTCGTGGCAGGGGGCGGCGAACTGATCCGGCTGAAAGAATGGCGGCAGGCGTTGCGGGAAGTTGAGTAG
- a CDS encoding polyprenyl synthetase family protein — protein MTHSTRRVQPKMERTAGDPPTKSPGVLTLVEEAIGPDLLEAEQILVEELSSVNPYVSDILQHVTRFRGKRLRPMLLLLTADACGGIRHEHKVLAAVVEMIHLATLVHDDVLDEADTRRHVATVNARWNNETSVLFGDFLFTHAFHLASSLSTTHACRAIGRSTNLVCEGELSQIKERGNLDLTEETYFRIIDGKTAELCAVCGELGARYADAEPGVIAAMEQYSRSLGLAFQIADDVLDLTGNERSTGKSLGSDIAKQKLTLPIIRLLATAGEPAVAEIRQLLAHPDEQTREKLAPFLERSDALQYSIDRALQLAAGARSQLDCVPPSKARRILAEIAEFAVQRQF, from the coding sequence GTGACTCATTCCACGCGCCGAGTGCAGCCGAAGATGGAACGGACCGCAGGTGATCCCCCGACGAAGTCTCCCGGCGTTCTTACGCTGGTTGAAGAGGCGATTGGCCCCGATCTGCTCGAAGCCGAGCAGATTCTGGTCGAAGAGCTGAGCAGCGTAAACCCTTACGTCAGCGACATCTTACAGCATGTGACCCGCTTCCGCGGCAAGCGTCTGCGGCCGATGCTGCTGCTGTTGACGGCGGATGCCTGCGGCGGCATCCGCCACGAGCACAAGGTGCTGGCGGCCGTGGTGGAGATGATCCATCTGGCCACGCTGGTTCACGACGACGTGCTCGACGAAGCGGATACCCGCCGGCATGTCGCCACTGTCAATGCCCGCTGGAACAATGAAACCAGCGTACTGTTTGGCGACTTTTTGTTCACGCACGCATTTCATCTGGCCAGCAGCCTGTCGACGACGCATGCCTGCCGGGCCATCGGTCGATCCACCAATCTGGTCTGCGAGGGGGAGCTGTCGCAGATCAAGGAACGGGGCAACCTCGACCTGACCGAGGAGACGTACTTCCGCATCATCGACGGCAAGACCGCCGAGCTGTGCGCGGTCTGCGGAGAGCTGGGCGCGCGGTACGCCGACGCTGAGCCCGGCGTCATCGCCGCGATGGAGCAGTACAGTCGTTCGCTGGGACTGGCGTTCCAGATTGCCGACGACGTGCTCGACCTGACCGGCAACGAGCGGAGCACGGGCAAGTCGCTGGGATCGGACATTGCCAAGCAGAAGCTGACGCTGCCGATCATCCGGCTGCTGGCGACGGCGGGGGAGCCCGCCGTCGCGGAAATCCGCCAGCTCCTGGCGCACCCCGACGAGCAGACGCGGGAGAAGCTGGCTCCGTTCCTCGAACGGAGCGACGCTCTGCAGTACAGCATCGACCGTGCGCTGCAGCTTGCAGCCGGCGCCCGATCGCAGCTCGACTGCGTCCCGCCGTCGAAGGCCCGCCGGATTCTGGCGGAGATTGCGGAGTTCGCGGTGCAGAGGCAGTTTTGA
- a CDS encoding DUF4058 family protein: MAMHNWKTVDAGIFHAFHHVWISALTDFLNSGALPANYYALPEQIAAGVGPEILSLESRLPTNPEVQKTLTQPRPVTRFTAETATEFYRRKKSSVVVRHVSGDRMVAVLEIVSPGNKSTRDAFRAFVNKASELLEHRIHRLLIDPFPPTKRDPEGIHAAIWGEVSDNLFQPPADKPLTLVAYETGLTTRACIEPFAVGDALRDMPLYLEPDRYVMTPLEQTYATAFAAMPLRWRRVLEGEAA, translated from the coding sequence ATGGCGATGCACAACTGGAAAACGGTGGACGCCGGGATCTTCCACGCGTTTCATCATGTCTGGATCAGTGCGCTGACCGATTTCCTGAACTCAGGGGCCTTGCCGGCGAATTATTATGCACTCCCCGAACAGATCGCGGCGGGTGTCGGTCCCGAGATACTCAGCCTGGAGTCTCGGCTGCCGACGAATCCTGAAGTGCAAAAGACGCTGACTCAACCCCGCCCGGTGACTCGCTTCACTGCGGAAACGGCGACCGAATTTTACCGGCGCAAGAAAAGCTCCGTTGTGGTGCGGCACGTCAGCGGCGATCGGATGGTCGCCGTGCTCGAAATCGTATCGCCGGGAAACAAGTCGACGCGCGACGCCTTTCGAGCGTTCGTCAACAAGGCCAGCGAACTGCTTGAACATCGCATTCATCGGCTTCTGATCGATCCGTTTCCGCCGACGAAGCGGGATCCCGAAGGCATTCATGCCGCGATCTGGGGCGAAGTCTCCGATAACCTGTTCCAGCCCCCTGCGGACAAGCCGCTGACGCTCGTGGCTTATGAAACCGGTTTGACGACGCGGGCCTGTATCGAACCGTTCGCCGTGGGCGATGCGCTGCGGGACATGCCGCTGTATCTCGAACCGGACCGCTATGTCATGACACCGCTCGAACAGACGTACGCGACGGCGTTCGCCGCCATGCCGCTCCGCTGGCGTCGCGTGCTCGAAGGAGAAGCGGCGTAG
- a CDS encoding alpha/beta hydrolase — translation MTSLVRTWSCLLLLGAACCSPLSAADEPATILLWPDGAPGKVGDDETDKPLLWYYPAPQDKACGTAVVVCPGGGYGALAVDHEGAQVARWFNSFGVTAFVLKYRLAPRYRHPAPMDDVQRALQYVRSNAGKYEIAPHRIGVMGFSAGGHLASTAATKHLAAQADNPDPVRRVSSRPDFAVLCYPVITMSEPWGHGGSKNNLLGKDAPPALAELMSSDKQVSDQTPPTFLFHTAEDSGVPVENSLSFYAAMRKHKVPGEMHIYQFGPHGVGLAPGDPALSTWKERLHDWLRNSGFLADVKRAAVKGQIRVNGQPLKWGQVRFTPRGAPEKPVAFAMIRNGNFSLGAGQGPVTGENTVTVHTMGDVVPHPTVADATVVASTARGQITFDVREANNEMTLELPE, via the coding sequence ATGACGTCTCTCGTTCGCACCTGGTCGTGCCTGCTCCTGCTGGGAGCCGCCTGCTGTTCACCGCTGTCCGCCGCCGACGAGCCCGCCACCATCCTGCTCTGGCCGGACGGAGCCCCCGGCAAGGTCGGCGACGACGAGACTGACAAACCCCTCCTGTGGTACTACCCCGCCCCGCAGGACAAAGCCTGCGGCACGGCCGTCGTCGTCTGCCCGGGCGGCGGATACGGCGCCCTGGCCGTCGATCACGAAGGCGCTCAGGTCGCCCGCTGGTTCAACAGCTTCGGCGTCACCGCCTTTGTCCTCAAGTACCGGCTGGCCCCGCGCTACCGCCACCCGGCCCCGATGGACGACGTCCAGCGCGCCCTGCAGTACGTCCGGTCCAACGCCGGAAAGTACGAAATCGCCCCGCACCGGATCGGCGTGATGGGCTTCTCGGCCGGCGGCCATCTCGCCTCGACCGCGGCGACCAAGCACCTGGCGGCGCAGGCCGACAATCCCGATCCCGTCCGGCGGGTCAGCTCCCGGCCCGACTTCGCCGTCCTCTGCTACCCCGTCATTACCATGAGCGAACCGTGGGGACACGGCGGCTCAAAAAACAATCTCCTTGGCAAAGACGCCCCTCCGGCGCTGGCCGAACTGATGTCGAGCGACAAACAGGTCTCGGACCAGACGCCCCCGACATTTCTGTTCCACACGGCCGAGGACTCCGGCGTCCCCGTCGAAAACAGCCTGTCGTTCTACGCCGCCATGCGCAAGCACAAAGTCCCCGGCGAAATGCACATCTACCAGTTCGGTCCGCACGGCGTCGGCCTCGCCCCCGGCGACCCGGCCCTCTCGACGTGGAAAGAACGCCTGCACGACTGGCTGCGGAACTCGGGGTTCCTGGCGGACGTCAAACGTGCGGCCGTGAAAGGGCAGATTCGAGTCAACGGCCAGCCGCTCAAGTGGGGGCAGGTCCGCTTTACGCCGCGCGGAGCGCCAGAAAAGCCGGTCGCGTTCGCGATGATTCGAAACGGAAATTTCTCGCTGGGAGCCGGGCAGGGGCCGGTAACCGGGGAAAACACGGTAACGGTCCACACAATGGGAGACGTCGTCCCCCATCCGACGGTGGCGGACGCCACAGTCGTCGCCAGCACCGCCCGCGGACAGATTACGTTCGACGTGCGTGAGGCCAACAACGAAATGACCCTCGAACTGCCGGAATGA